One genomic window of Numida meleagris isolate 19003 breed g44 Domestic line chromosome 1, NumMel1.0, whole genome shotgun sequence includes the following:
- the BCL2L13 gene encoding bcl-2-like protein 13, producing MASSTAVPVGFHYETKYVVLSYLGLLSQEKPQEHPPASTQGTQQQLMAQHASEKEALEKIKIEIEEELKHLDEEILEAFTTTGFDCHTSPVFSPANPESSIEDCLAHLGEKVSQELKEHLHKALESLLSKPVTYQEYRERTQETAAHASGWNKVLVPLVLLQQFLMELTRRGQEPLSALVNFGVTYLEDYSADYIIQQGGWGTVFSLESEEEEYPGLIAEDSNDIYILTSDNSGQVSPPESPTVTTSWQSESLPVSLSASQSWHTESLPVSLGPESWQQVAMDPEEVKSLDSNGGAEERSENNSSNSDIVHVEKEEIPEGIEEAVVSAVAAETVQAAFPETPASLQEVKPQAEIVAVEKAHPSARRTKQEEKGKVAEELVEPEIPVLSKPVPKLTPSEEKAAPEPEKILLPGEKKVGKEGPLEEVEEKSSAAEEKPILLPEGKSILLYGGAAAVAILAVAVGVALALRKK from the exons GGACTCAACAACAGCTTATGGCACAACATGCTTCAGAGAAAGAGGCTttggaaaagattaaaatagaAATCGAGGAGGAGCTGAAACATCTTGATGAAGAGATCTTGGAAG CTTTTACCACTACAGGATTTGACTGCCACACTTCCCCAGTGTTCAGTCCTGCCAATCCAGAAAGCTCAATAGAAGATTGCCTGGCTCATCTGGGGGAGAAAGTTTCCCAGGAATTGAAAGAACATCTGCACAAAGCACTAGAGAGCTTGCTTAGCAA GCCAGTAACATATCAAGAATATCGAGAGCGCACACAAGAGACAGCTGCACATGCCAGTGGATGGAACAAG GTCTTGGTACCCCTGGTTCTGCTACAGCAATTTCTGATGGAGCTAACCAGAAGAGGCCAGGAACCACTGAGCGCGCTTGTGAACTTCGGGGTGACGTATCTAGAAGACTATTCTGCAGACTACATCATTCAACAAGGAGGATGG GGGACGGTCTTTAGTTTGGAATCTGAAGAGGAAGAGTACCCCGGCCTCATCGCAGAGGACAGTAATGATATCTACATCCTGACCAGTGACAACTCAGGACAGGTGAGCCCCCCAGAGTCCCCGACGGTGACCACATCGTGGCAGTCAGAGAGCCTGCCCGTCTCCCTGTCAGCAAGCCAGAGCTGGCACACAGAGAGCCTGCCCGTCTCCCTGGGGCCGGAGTCCTGGCAGCAAGTGGCCATGGATCCTGAAGAAGTCAAGAGCCTGGATAGCAACGGTGGGGCTGAAGAAAGGAGCGAGAACAACTCTTCCAACTCAGACATCGTTCACgtggagaaggaagagataCCGGAGGGGATTGAGGAAGCAGTGGTGTCAGCGGTCGCTGCAGAGACCGTGCAGGCAGCGTTTCCAGAAACCCCTGCTTCTTTACAGGAAGTAAAACCTCAAGCTGAAATTGTTGCTGTAGAAAAAGCACATCCCTCTGCACGTCGTACgaaacaggaggagaagggaaaagtgGCCGAAGAGCTTGTTGAACCTGAAATCCCCGTGTTAAGTAAACCTGTCCCAAAGTTAACCCCGTCGGAAGAAAAGGCCGCACCAGAACctgagaaaatactgcttccgggggaaaaaaaagtggggaaGGAGGGCCCTTTGGAAGAAGTAGAAGAGAAATCCTCCGCCGCAGAGGAGAAGCCTATCTTATTGCCAGAAGGGAAATCCATATTGCTGTACGGCGGGGCTGCTGCAGTAGCCATATTGGCTGTGGCAGTCGGAGTAGCGCTGGCGCTTAGGAAAAAGTAA